Proteins encoded by one window of Methanomicrobiales archaeon:
- a CDS encoding NAD(P)/FAD-dependent oxidoreductase: MYIHEPHTCLIVYDVVVVGAGPCGSAAARSCAESGLSTLCIEEHAAIGHPVQCAGLLSCQAFRECGVSERSVQNRVRGARICYGGGASLAFDAGTTRAFVVDRGVMDREMARIAADRGAEFALKTYACAIRGSTLTVKERGERREIPFRILIAADGPRSTIARLLGMERPRLHLSGLQCEMPCDLDPNLVEIHPHASPDFFGWAIPVRDGRARVGLCGLRDVRERFQRFAARFGHSSLALVSGVIPLGTMPRTFGNRVLFVGDAAGFPKPTSGGGIYTGVRSARHAARVAAECCESGRFDDDALRSYESAWKKDFGHELEVGMRLLSLRRRMSDGELDGILARLNDPGILAAIVQYGDMDRPSRLLRQLAGRPGLIRILGTLFRAGVRADPH, translated from the coding sequence ATGTATATACACGAACCCCACACCTGTCTGATCGTGTACGACGTGGTGGTGGTGGGTGCCGGCCCCTGCGGGAGCGCCGCCGCCCGATCCTGCGCCGAGTCGGGGCTCTCCACCCTCTGCATCGAGGAGCACGCCGCCATCGGGCACCCCGTGCAGTGCGCCGGGCTCCTCTCCTGCCAGGCATTCCGGGAGTGCGGGGTATCGGAGCGATCGGTCCAGAACCGTGTGCGGGGGGCGCGGATCTGCTATGGCGGGGGCGCATCCCTCGCCTTCGACGCCGGAACGACCAGGGCTTTCGTCGTGGACCGCGGCGTCATGGACCGGGAGATGGCCCGGATCGCCGCCGACAGAGGCGCCGAGTTCGCGCTGAAGACCTATGCCTGCGCCATCCGCGGCAGCACCCTGACGGTAAAGGAGCGGGGGGAGCGGAGGGAGATACCCTTCCGCATCCTCATCGCCGCTGACGGGCCCCGTTCGACCATCGCCCGCCTGCTTGGGATGGAGAGGCCCCGGCTCCACCTCTCCGGGCTCCAGTGCGAGATGCCCTGCGATCTCGATCCGAACCTGGTGGAGATCCATCCCCACGCCTCCCCCGATTTCTTCGGGTGGGCGATCCCGGTCCGGGATGGGCGGGCCCGCGTGGGGCTCTGCGGCCTACGCGATGTCCGCGAGCGGTTCCAGCGGTTCGCCGCCCGCTTCGGGCATAGCTCCCTCGCCCTGGTCAGCGGCGTCATCCCGCTCGGGACGATGCCGAGGACCTTCGGGAACCGTGTCCTCTTCGTCGGGGACGCCGCCGGGTTTCCCAAACCCACCTCCGGCGGCGGCATCTACACGGGCGTCCGATCCGCCCGCCATGCCGCGCGTGTGGCTGCAGAATGCTGCGAATCCGGCAGGTTCGACGACGATGCCCTGCGATCCTACGAGTCCGCCTGGAAGAAGGACTTCGGGCACGAGCTGGAGGTCGGCATGCGTCTCCTGTCCCTCCGCAGACGGATGAGCGATGGCGAGCTGGACGGCATCCTGGCGCGGCTGAACGATCCCGGGATCCTGGCGGCGATCGTGCAGTACGGCGACATGGACCGCCCGAGCCGGCTGCTCCGGCAGCTGGCGGGAAGGCCCGGTCTCATACGCATCCTGGGGACGCTGTTTCGAGCCGGTGTGCGGGCGGACCCGCATTGA
- the cbiQ gene encoding cobalt ECF transporter T component CbiQ, with protein sequence MIDEIFDIEKYAYRTSAVHRMDARVKLIVCLAAIVAVVAFPYTPAVFTLGGVLGILFIAFWISARLPPGAYAKRLLLILPFGIFLVVFQIFFKNPYYASFHPLATLPPGLVIYAESVEFAAILFTKFIVSVSFIVLLSSTSTMQKLIEGAARLGFPKEFSLAMGMMVRYLFVFAYIFLKVKQALETRCFDPFDRNLSYRYRLRQLGYTIGTIFIRSYEQGERTYLSMLSRGYGQDSQIFVKKSPLTPREGAILAAALGYIVIGTIAVYILA encoded by the coding sequence ATGATCGACGAGATCTTCGACATCGAGAAGTACGCCTACAGGACGAGCGCCGTCCACCGCATGGACGCCCGGGTGAAGCTGATCGTCTGCCTTGCGGCGATCGTCGCCGTCGTCGCGTTCCCCTACACGCCGGCGGTCTTCACGCTCGGCGGCGTTCTCGGCATCCTCTTCATCGCGTTCTGGATCTCCGCCCGCCTCCCGCCGGGCGCCTATGCGAAACGGCTGCTGCTCATCCTGCCGTTCGGCATCTTCCTCGTCGTCTTCCAGATCTTTTTTAAAAATCCTTACTACGCCAGTTTCCATCCGCTGGCAACGCTCCCTCCGGGGCTGGTGATCTACGCGGAGTCCGTCGAGTTCGCCGCGATCCTCTTTACGAAGTTCATCGTGAGCGTATCGTTCATCGTCCTGCTCTCCTCCACCTCCACCATGCAGAAGCTGATCGAGGGGGCGGCGCGCCTCGGGTTCCCGAAAGAGTTCTCGCTCGCGATGGGCATGATGGTCCGCTACCTCTTCGTCTTCGCCTACATCTTCCTCAAGGTGAAGCAGGCGCTGGAGACCCGCTGCTTCGACCCATTCGACCGCAACCTCTCCTACCGCTACCGCCTCCGCCAGCTGGGCTACACCATAGGGACGATCTTCATCCGCTCCTACGAGCAGGGCGAACGCACCTACCTCTCCATGCTCTCGCGGGGCTACGGGCAGGACTCCCAGATCTTCGTGAAAAAGAGTCCCCTCACGCCCCGGGAAGGGGCGATCCTGGCAGCCGCCCTGGGCTATATCGTGATCGGGACCATCGCGGTCTACATCCTGGCCTGA
- the pth2 gene encoding peptidyl-tRNA hydrolase Pth2 translates to MADDLMFAWKQCIVVRGDLRMGCGKTCAQVAHASIAAYERADKDVKRSWLAEGQKKVVLKAKDERALLELRTIAEAAGISAALIQDAGLTEIPPGTVTALGLGPARSEALDRVTGGLPLL, encoded by the coding sequence ATGGCTGACGACCTCATGTTCGCCTGGAAGCAGTGCATCGTTGTGCGGGGCGATCTCCGCATGGGCTGCGGAAAGACCTGCGCCCAGGTCGCCCATGCCTCCATCGCCGCCTACGAGCGGGCGGACAAAGACGTGAAGCGGAGCTGGCTCGCCGAGGGGCAGAAGAAGGTCGTCCTCAAGGCGAAGGACGAGCGGGCCCTCCTGGAGCTGCGCACGATCGCCGAGGCGGCCGGCATATCCGCCGCCCTGATCCAGGACGCCGGGCTCACCGAGATCCCGCCCGGTACGGTGACGGCGCTCGGTCTGGGCCCGGCGAGATCCGAGGCGCTCGACCGCGTCACCGGCGGGCTTCCCCTGCTATGA
- the cbiM gene encoding cobalt transporter CbiM: protein MHIPDAFIPIGQAAVYWVAALVFIALSLRWAKREMSEDKVPLVAVLAAGIFAIQAMNIPIPWGTSGHMAGAALAAIVLGSPFAGIFILTLVLIVQGVFFGDGGITVMGANILNMGVVGGFVGYYTYHGLNRLIRNPYASAFAAGWAALFLAAILTAIELALAGTFPLVLGLASMGLYHAVIGLVEGGITVAALYLISAARPDILKDTAGVTA, encoded by the coding sequence ATGCACATTCCGGATGCGTTCATACCGATCGGACAGGCAGCCGTCTACTGGGTTGCGGCGCTCGTATTCATCGCACTCTCGCTGCGGTGGGCAAAACGGGAGATGAGCGAGGACAAGGTGCCGCTCGTCGCCGTGCTCGCCGCCGGCATCTTCGCCATCCAGGCGATGAACATACCGATTCCCTGGGGGACGAGCGGCCACATGGCGGGTGCTGCCCTGGCGGCCATCGTCCTGGGGTCACCGTTTGCGGGCATATTCATCCTCACCCTGGTGCTGATCGTGCAGGGCGTCTTCTTCGGGGACGGCGGGATCACGGTCATGGGGGCGAACATTCTCAACATGGGCGTCGTTGGCGGATTCGTCGGCTACTACACGTACCACGGCCTGAACCGGCTGATCCGGAATCCCTACGCCTCCGCGTTCGCCGCAGGCTGGGCCGCCCTCTTCCTGGCGGCGATCCTCACTGCCATAGAACTCGCCCTGGCCGGAACGTTCCCGCTCGTGCTGGGGCTCGCCTCCATGGGCCTCTACCACGCGGTGATCGGGCTCGTCGAGGGGGGCATCACGGTGGCGGCCCTCTACCTGATCTCGGCGGCCCGTCCTGACATCCTGAAGGATACCGCGGGGGTGACCGCCTGA
- the gyrB gene encoding DNA topoisomerase (ATP-hydrolyzing) subunit B, whose amino-acid sequence MNETYDASHITVLEGLEPVRTRPAMYIGSTDERGLHHLVYEVVDNSVDEALAGHCDLILVTLHRDQSCTIEDNGRGIPVDTMPQYGRSALEIVLTVLHAGGKFDKSTYQVSGGLHGVGVSVVNALSSWMQVHVYRDGRVYSMQFERGVPKGELLEKVETPAGLAKRMEYRYGASCADDSEHPPRMTGTRIRFRPDPEIFEETRFDYDVLASRLRELAFLNRGLCIRILDERTGDFATFLYDGGIRDFVRYLNTEKNPIHDDIIFFQKVDAENQVEVDVALQYNASYGEQVLTFVNSVHTREGGTHLEGFRSAITRAVNTAARKNNLIRQNDIAIRGEDVREGLSAVVSLKVASPQFEGQTKTRLGNSNIRGIVDSLVYQCLLEYFEENPKTLAAIVEKVVAAARAREAARSARELARRKSILESSSLPGKLADCSERDPEKSELYIVEGDSAGGSAKQARNRQFQAILPLRGKILNVIKATEHKILKNAEIQALISAIGCGVQDKFSDEHLRYHRIVLMTDADVDGAHIRTLLLTFFYQYMPDLIRNGYVYIAQPPLYRVAKGKQERYAYRDEDLRGILAEWGEKGVTIQRYKGLGEMNAEQLWSTTMDPAHRILKCVYIEDAMYAKEIFEKLMGDDVAARRDFIRRHAKEVTNLDI is encoded by the coding sequence ATGAATGAAACCTATGATGCATCCCATATCACCGTACTAGAAGGACTGGAGCCGGTCCGCACACGGCCCGCCATGTACATCGGCAGTACGGATGAACGGGGGCTTCACCATCTGGTATACGAGGTCGTCGACAACTCGGTGGACGAAGCCCTCGCCGGCCACTGCGACCTCATCCTCGTCACCCTGCACCGGGATCAATCGTGCACCATCGAGGACAACGGGCGGGGCATTCCGGTCGACACCATGCCCCAGTACGGCAGGAGCGCTCTCGAGATCGTTCTTACCGTGCTGCACGCCGGCGGGAAGTTCGACAAGAGCACCTACCAGGTGTCCGGCGGGCTTCACGGCGTCGGCGTCTCCGTCGTGAATGCACTCTCCTCCTGGATGCAGGTGCACGTCTACCGCGATGGGCGGGTCTACTCGATGCAGTTTGAGCGGGGCGTGCCGAAGGGGGAGCTTCTGGAGAAGGTCGAGACGCCTGCCGGGCTGGCGAAGCGGATGGAGTATCGCTACGGGGCGTCGTGCGCGGATGACTCCGAGCATCCCCCGCGGATGACGGGCACCCGCATCCGCTTCCGCCCCGACCCGGAGATCTTCGAGGAGACGCGGTTCGACTACGACGTGCTCGCCTCCCGCCTGCGGGAGCTGGCCTTCCTGAACAGAGGGCTCTGCATCCGCATCCTGGACGAGCGGACGGGGGACTTTGCCACGTTCCTCTACGACGGAGGCATCCGCGATTTCGTGCGCTACCTGAACACGGAGAAGAACCCCATCCACGACGACATCATCTTCTTCCAGAAGGTGGACGCCGAGAACCAGGTGGAGGTCGATGTCGCCCTCCAGTACAACGCGAGTTACGGCGAGCAGGTGCTCACGTTCGTGAACAGCGTCCATACCCGCGAGGGCGGGACGCACCTGGAGGGGTTCCGCAGCGCGATCACCCGCGCCGTCAACACGGCCGCCCGGAAGAACAACCTCATCCGCCAGAACGATATCGCCATCCGGGGCGAGGACGTCCGCGAGGGGCTCTCCGCCGTCGTCAGCCTCAAGGTCGCCAGCCCGCAGTTCGAAGGGCAGACGAAGACCCGCCTCGGGAACAGCAACATCCGCGGGATCGTCGACTCCCTGGTCTACCAGTGCCTGCTGGAGTACTTCGAGGAGAACCCGAAGACGCTCGCCGCGATCGTGGAGAAGGTGGTCGCGGCGGCCCGGGCTCGGGAGGCGGCCCGCAGCGCACGGGAGCTCGCGCGGCGGAAGAGCATTCTCGAGAGCTCCAGCCTGCCGGGGAAGCTGGCCGACTGCTCGGAACGGGACCCCGAGAAGAGCGAGCTCTACATCGTCGAAGGGGACTCCGCGGGGGGCTCCGCCAAGCAGGCGCGGAATCGGCAGTTCCAGGCGATCCTGCCGCTTCGTGGGAAGATCCTGAACGTGATCAAGGCGACGGAGCACAAGATCCTGAAAAACGCCGAGATCCAGGCGCTCATATCGGCGATCGGCTGCGGCGTGCAGGACAAGTTCTCGGACGAGCACCTGCGCTACCACCGCATCGTGCTGATGACCGATGCCGATGTCGACGGGGCGCACATCCGCACTCTGCTCCTGACCTTCTTCTACCAGTATATGCCCGACCTGATCAGGAACGGCTACGTCTACATCGCCCAGCCCCCCCTCTACCGTGTGGCGAAGGGCAAACAGGAGCGCTATGCCTACCGCGATGAGGATCTGCGGGGTATCCTGGCGGAGTGGGGCGAGAAGGGGGTTACGATCCAGCGCTACAAAGGTCTCGGGGAGATGAACGCTGAACAGCTCTGGTCGACCACGATGGATCCGGCGCACCGCATCCTGAAGTGCGTCTACATCGAGGACGCGATGTACGCGAAGGAGATCTTCGAGAAGCTGATGGGCGACGACGTTGCCGCCCGCCGTGACTTCATCCGCCGCCACGCGAAAGAGGTGACCAACCTTGACATCTAG
- a CDS encoding PDGLE domain-containing protein — MDRSRFILIGVAVALIIAASAPFLASGNPDGLESAFFGIFGAKEIRGDDLDEERAALAEEEVVQMTGNDFTWESPFPDYTIAGLDKSGEVAAIVLGTLIVLLLGLGISRAASRQKT; from the coding sequence ATGGACCGGAGCAGGTTCATCCTGATCGGTGTCGCCGTGGCGCTGATCATCGCCGCGAGTGCGCCGTTTCTGGCCTCCGGCAACCCCGACGGACTGGAAAGCGCATTCTTCGGCATCTTCGGCGCGAAGGAGATCCGGGGAGACGACCTCGACGAGGAGCGGGCAGCCCTCGCCGAGGAGGAGGTCGTCCAGATGACGGGGAACGACTTCACCTGGGAGTCCCCCTTCCCGGACTACACCATCGCCGGCCTGGACAAATCCGGCGAGGTCGCCGCGATCGTTCTCGGGACCCTGATCGTGCTCCTGCTCGGGCTGGGCATCTCGCGGGCCGCATCGCGCCAGAAAACATAA
- the gyrA gene encoding DNA gyrase subunit A: MTSRRRADPPGPSARQEVIPVRLEDEMKSSYIDYAMSVIIGRAIPDVRDGLKPVHRRTLYAMWEEGNTSDKPYRKSARAVAATMGKYHPHGDAAIYDTLVKMAQPFAYRHLLVDGQGNFGSIDGDEPAAMRYTEARLTRYAEELLDDLDKDTIDFVPNFDGSTKEPTVLPARIPNLLVNGSSGIAVGMATSMLPHNLREVCSAVVRMIDDPECSVDELMTVIPGPDFPTGGIITGTDGIREAYASGQGKVIVRGVAEIEEADEKTARIVIRELPFQVNKARLIESIAALVKEKRIDGISDIRDESDKEGVRVVIDLRRGAMANVVLNQLYKHTALQSSYGIINLAIVDGQPRYLGLPDLIREFLDHRRAVVRRRSLFELRRAEERVHILSGLLIALERIDAVIAAIRSSETTEDAKTALMAGFTLSEAQAEAILQMQLRRLAALERNRLADEKKALDAEIRRIREILSDERNILQVIREEIVEIGETYGDDRRTRIVGDAQILDREDLIEDKPVILSITTQNYIKRISLETYRNQRRGGKGVLGMVTKDEDSVEDIIVASMHDYLLCFTTNGRAYWIKVYDIPEGSRTSKGKAIVNLLNLNENELITAAIPLRTFRPDRYLMFATRSGQVVKVPQDEFARPRPSGINAIRLREGDTLVDVKPTDGTKELILTTRNGQSLRFHEMSVRAMGRNAMGVRGIRLRRGDSVQGMTIVEKDTLLTITDVGYGKRTPFDEFRGYSRGSLGVRNIPREGAGSVVDTLAVSERDEILVMSAMGNVIRIRVSDIPIQGRNTRGVWVMRPDEGDRVVGVALLRPDEE, encoded by the coding sequence TTGACATCTAGGCGCCGGGCTGACCCCCCCGGGCCGTCGGCGCGCCAGGAGGTCATCCCCGTCCGCCTCGAGGACGAGATGAAGTCCTCCTACATCGATTACGCGATGAGCGTGATCATCGGGCGCGCGATCCCGGACGTGCGTGACGGCCTGAAGCCGGTCCACCGCCGCACCCTCTACGCGATGTGGGAGGAGGGGAACACCAGCGATAAACCCTACCGCAAGAGTGCAAGGGCGGTCGCCGCCACCATGGGGAAGTACCACCCGCACGGCGACGCGGCGATCTACGACACCCTGGTGAAGATGGCGCAGCCGTTCGCCTACCGTCACCTGCTCGTCGACGGTCAGGGGAACTTCGGGTCCATCGACGGGGACGAGCCGGCGGCGATGCGCTACACGGAGGCGCGGCTGACGCGCTACGCCGAGGAGCTGCTGGACGATCTGGACAAGGACACCATCGATTTCGTCCCGAACTTCGACGGCTCCACGAAAGAGCCGACGGTTCTTCCGGCGCGGATCCCGAACCTCCTGGTGAACGGGAGCAGCGGGATCGCCGTCGGAATGGCGACCAGCATGCTCCCCCACAACCTGCGGGAGGTATGCAGCGCGGTCGTGCGGATGATCGACGATCCGGAGTGCAGCGTCGACGAACTCATGACGGTGATTCCGGGTCCCGACTTCCCCACCGGCGGGATCATCACGGGAACGGACGGCATCCGCGAGGCCTACGCCAGCGGACAGGGGAAGGTGATCGTGCGGGGAGTCGCCGAGATCGAGGAGGCGGACGAGAAGACCGCCCGGATCGTCATCCGCGAACTCCCCTTCCAGGTGAACAAGGCGAGGCTGATCGAGAGCATCGCCGCTCTCGTGAAGGAGAAACGGATCGACGGCATCTCCGATATCCGCGACGAGTCCGACAAGGAGGGGGTGCGGGTGGTGATCGACCTGCGCCGCGGGGCGATGGCGAACGTCGTCTTAAACCAGCTCTACAAGCACACCGCGCTCCAGAGCAGCTACGGGATCATCAATCTCGCCATCGTGGACGGGCAGCCGCGCTACCTGGGCCTGCCGGACCTGATCCGCGAGTTCCTCGACCACCGCCGCGCGGTGGTGCGTCGGCGGAGCCTGTTCGAACTCCGCAGGGCGGAGGAGCGGGTGCACATCCTCTCCGGGCTGCTGATCGCCCTGGAGCGGATCGATGCGGTCATCGCCGCCATCCGATCGTCCGAGACGACGGAGGATGCGAAAACAGCGCTGATGGCGGGTTTTACCCTCTCCGAGGCGCAGGCGGAGGCGATCCTGCAGATGCAGCTCCGCCGCCTGGCAGCCCTGGAGCGGAACCGCCTCGCTGACGAGAAGAAGGCGCTCGACGCCGAGATACGGCGCATCAGGGAGATCCTGTCCGACGAGAGGAACATCCTGCAGGTGATCCGCGAGGAGATCGTCGAGATCGGAGAGACCTACGGCGACGATCGCCGCACCCGGATCGTCGGGGACGCCCAGATCCTGGACAGGGAGGACCTGATCGAGGACAAACCGGTGATCCTTTCCATCACCACCCAGAACTACATCAAGCGGATCTCCCTGGAGACCTACCGCAACCAGCGGCGCGGCGGCAAGGGGGTCCTCGGAATGGTGACAAAAGACGAGGATTCGGTGGAGGACATCATCGTCGCGTCCATGCACGATTACCTTCTCTGCTTCACGACGAACGGGCGGGCCTACTGGATCAAGGTCTACGATATTCCGGAGGGGAGCCGCACGAGCAAGGGGAAAGCGATCGTGAACCTGCTCAACCTGAATGAGAACGAGCTGATCACGGCGGCGATACCCCTGCGCACCTTCCGCCCCGACCGCTACCTCATGTTCGCCACCAGAAGCGGGCAGGTGGTGAAGGTGCCGCAGGACGAGTTCGCCCGCCCGAGACCCTCCGGGATCAACGCAATCCGACTGCGGGAGGGGGACACGCTCGTCGACGTCAAGCCGACGGACGGCACGAAGGAACTGATCCTCACCACCCGCAACGGGCAGAGTCTCCGCTTCCACGAGATGTCGGTGCGGGCGATGGGGAGGAATGCGATGGGCGTGCGGGGCATCCGCCTCCGCCGCGGCGACAGCGTCCAGGGCATGACGATCGTCGAGAAGGACACCCTCCTCACCATCACGGACGTGGGCTACGGGAAGAGAACGCCGTTCGACGAGTTCCGGGGCTACAGCCGGGGCTCGCTGGGCGTGCGGAACATCCCCCGCGAGGGGGCCGGCTCCGTGGTGGATACCCTGGCCGTCTCCGAGCGGGACGAGATCCTGGTGATGAGCGCGATGGGGAACGTGATCCGCATCCGGGTATCGGACATCCCGATCCAGGGGCGGAACACCCGCGGGGTCTGGGTCATGCGCCCTGACGAGGGCGACCGCGTGGTCGGGGTCGCGCTGCTCCGCCCGGACGAGGAGTAG
- a CDS encoding TIGR03557 family F420-dependent LLM class oxidoreductase, with amino-acid sequence MVEIGYYLDCEEHGPPDLIRNARMAEEGGFSHATIADHHPWTSAGGQSPFAGSVLGGFSQAISRMRIVTGVTCPTVRYHPALGAQMAATMGVMMPGRFTLAAGSGEYLNEHIYGDKWPPAPVRIETLAEAVGLIRTLWQGGMQDYHGWYYTVENAQIFTLLEESLPIAIASEGRSRRISAGGSETVWWTPPSTRR; translated from the coding sequence ATGGTCGAAATTGGATACTACCTGGACTGCGAGGAGCACGGCCCCCCCGACCTTATACGGAACGCCCGGATGGCAGAGGAGGGTGGGTTCTCTCATGCGACGATCGCGGACCACCACCCCTGGACCAGCGCCGGGGGGCAGAGCCCGTTTGCCGGGAGCGTGCTCGGAGGGTTCTCGCAGGCGATCTCGCGGATGCGGATCGTGACGGGAGTCACCTGCCCGACGGTGCGCTATCACCCGGCCCTCGGAGCCCAGATGGCCGCGACCATGGGGGTCATGATGCCCGGGCGGTTCACGCTCGCCGCGGGATCGGGAGAGTACCTGAACGAGCATATATACGGAGATAAGTGGCCTCCGGCGCCGGTGCGGATCGAGACGCTGGCGGAGGCGGTGGGCCTTATCCGCACTCTCTGGCAGGGCGGCATGCAGGACTACCATGGCTGGTACTACACGGTTGAAAATGCCCAAATCTTCACGCTCCTGGAGGAGAGCCTGCCGATTGCCATCGCCAGCGAGGGCAGAAGTCGGCGGATCTCGGCGGGCGGATCGGAGACGGTCTGGTGGACCCCGCCCTCCACCCGGAGATGA
- the truD gene encoding tRNA pseudouridine(13) synthase TruD produces MMESPHPLEQSLGMHYYGTDTPGIGGVLKRVPGDFVVDEIPTPPAGDGPYLLVRLTKENWDLQHAVREIANRLGISHRRIGWAGTKDKRAVTTQVISIYDADPEDVERVRIRDISLTVIGCAAHPVALGMLAGNRFAIAIRECETRDLPERVGEVAASVPAGIPNYVGIQRFGAIRPITHRVGEFILRQDYAGAVLAYVGEAFPHEPQEIQAARRDYSRTLDARTALQAFPVHLSYERSMLHHLDAHPADYAGALRQLPPKLLSMFVSAFQSYLFNLALTRRLSRGISLSTPVPGDTLLFPDGRGDAVTDQNRLAAALQVRRGRARIAIFIPGSKGGEGRSPCPIMRELLDLHGITAEDFASAQKFVKAAFEGASRPIALATRLDARVDGDTVHLAFTLEPGQYATTVCREFMKSDPLTMV; encoded by the coding sequence ATGATGGAGAGCCCCCATCCCCTGGAGCAGAGTCTGGGCATGCATTACTACGGGACCGACACGCCGGGGATCGGCGGTGTGCTCAAGAGGGTTCCCGGGGACTTCGTCGTCGATGAGATCCCCACCCCCCCGGCAGGCGACGGCCCGTACCTCCTCGTCCGCCTCACGAAGGAGAACTGGGATCTCCAGCACGCCGTCCGGGAGATAGCGAACCGCCTCGGGATCAGCCACCGCCGCATCGGATGGGCGGGGACGAAGGACAAACGGGCGGTCACCACCCAGGTCATCTCGATCTACGACGCCGATCCCGAAGACGTGGAGCGGGTGCGGATCCGGGACATCTCCCTCACCGTGATTGGATGCGCCGCCCATCCCGTCGCGCTCGGCATGCTCGCCGGAAACCGCTTCGCGATCGCGATCCGCGAGTGCGAGACGCGGGATCTCCCCGAACGGGTCGGAGAGGTTGCCGCCTCGGTCCCCGCCGGGATCCCGAACTACGTCGGCATCCAGCGCTTCGGGGCGATCCGCCCCATCACGCACCGCGTGGGGGAGTTCATCCTGCGGCAGGACTACGCGGGCGCGGTGCTCGCCTACGTCGGAGAGGCGTTCCCCCACGAACCGCAGGAGATACAGGCTGCCCGCAGGGACTACAGCCGCACTCTGGATGCCCGGACGGCGCTGCAGGCGTTCCCGGTGCACCTCTCCTACGAACGGTCGATGCTGCACCACCTGGACGCTCATCCCGCCGACTACGCGGGCGCCCTGCGCCAGCTCCCCCCCAAGCTCCTCTCCATGTTCGTCTCCGCCTTCCAGTCCTACCTCTTCAATCTCGCCCTCACACGGCGGCTGTCGCGCGGCATCAGTCTCTCCACGCCCGTTCCGGGGGACACCCTGCTCTTCCCCGACGGGAGGGGCGATGCCGTGACGGACCAGAACCGCCTTGCCGCCGCCCTGCAGGTGCGGAGAGGACGGGCGCGCATCGCCATCTTCATCCCGGGCTCGAAAGGCGGGGAGGGGAGGAGTCCGTGCCCGATCATGCGGGAGCTGCTCGATCTGCACGGCATCACCGCGGAGGATTTTGCCAGCGCCCAGAAGTTCGTGAAGGCAGCGTTCGAAGGGGCCAGCCGCCCCATCGCGCTCGCCACACGGCTCGATGCCCGGGTGGACGGGGATACCGTCCACCTGGCGTTCACGCTCGAGCCCGGGCAGTACGCGACCACCGTCTGCCGGGAGTTCATGAAGTCGGACCCGCTGACGATGGTCTGA
- a CDS encoding ATP-binding cassette domain-containing protein, with product MHLIETRDLLYRYSNRVTALEGVNFVAERKKRIAVLGANGAGKSTLFKHFNGILKPTAGSVLIHGEPITRENIREVRKMVGLVFQHPDDQIFSPTVEQDVAFGPTNLGLDPQTIEHRVEAALRMVGLEHIRDRAPHHLSGGEKKRVAIAGVIAMEPQVLVLDEPTAGLDPQGVLDLIGFLNTLPERYGMTVIFSSHQVNLVPEMADFIYIMDHGRIVAEGTVEEIFVRQDLLARCRLDVPILPKLIRSLQEQGIEISMAYSYDDAVRVFLQAFRARP from the coding sequence ATGCACCTCATCGAGACCCGGGATCTCCTCTACCGCTATTCTAACAGGGTGACCGCACTCGAGGGCGTGAACTTCGTCGCCGAGAGGAAGAAGCGGATCGCCGTGCTCGGGGCCAACGGGGCGGGCAAGAGTACGCTCTTCAAACACTTCAACGGAATCCTGAAACCCACCGCCGGTTCGGTGCTGATCCACGGCGAGCCCATCACCCGCGAGAACATCCGCGAGGTGCGCAAGATGGTGGGGCTCGTCTTCCAGCACCCCGACGACCAGATCTTCTCCCCGACGGTGGAGCAGGACGTCGCCTTCGGCCCGACCAACCTGGGCCTCGACCCGCAGACCATCGAGCACCGGGTGGAAGCGGCGCTCCGCATGGTCGGGCTCGAGCACATCCGCGATCGGGCGCCGCACCATCTCTCCGGCGGCGAGAAGAAACGGGTCGCCATCGCGGGCGTCATCGCCATGGAGCCGCAGGTGCTGGTGCTGGACGAACCGACCGCCGGGCTCGATCCGCAGGGGGTGCTGGACCTCATCGGGTTTCTGAACACGCTCCCCGAGCGGTACGGGATGACGGTCATCTTCTCCAGCCACCAGGTGAACCTGGTGCCGGAGATGGCGGACTTCATCTACATCATGGACCACGGGCGGATCGTGGCGGAGGGCACCGTCGAGGAGATCTTCGTGCGGCAGGATCTCCTCGCGCGGTGCCGCCTGGACGTGCCGATCCTGCCCAAGCTGATCCGCTCCCTGCAGGAGCAGGGGATCGAGATCTCCATGGCATACAGCTACGACGACGCGGTGAGGGTATTCCTGCAGGCATTCCGGGCGCGGCCATGA